Proteins from a genomic interval of Phenylobacterium sp. LH3H17:
- the rpmG gene encoding 50S ribosomal protein L33, whose product MAKPASIKIRLNSSADTGYFYVTKKNARTKTDKLVMKKYDPVVRKHVEFKEGKIK is encoded by the coding sequence ATGGCGAAGCCCGCCTCCATCAAGATCCGCCTGAACTCGTCGGCGGACACCGGCTACTTCTACGTGACGAAGAAGAACGCCCGCACCAAGACCGACAAGCTGGTCATGAAGAAGTATGACCCGGTCGTGCGCAAGCACGTCGAATTCAAGGAAGGCAAGATCAAGTAG
- a CDS encoding phosphatase PAP2 family protein, with product MWIAVVGAPWFFLAIADEVGEGETDLVDRSLLLALRTPGLPGDPIGPRWFEEAMRDITALGGFTLLTITTIVAVLLLVFHDRRREALIFGATVVLAQASSELLKALYDRPRPSLVTHGSIVYSQSFPSGHSTLSAATFFTLAAVVASVETKKRTKVLIFGLAILFVVTVGVSRVYLGVHWPTDVLAGWALGASWALVAWVVLGLTRPRRPI from the coding sequence GTGTGGATCGCCGTTGTCGGCGCTCCCTGGTTCTTTCTCGCCATCGCCGACGAGGTGGGCGAGGGGGAGACCGACCTGGTCGACCGCAGCCTGCTCCTCGCCTTGCGGACCCCGGGCCTGCCCGGAGATCCGATCGGGCCGCGCTGGTTCGAGGAGGCGATGCGCGACATCACCGCGCTCGGCGGCTTCACCCTCCTGACCATCACCACCATCGTCGCGGTGCTGCTGCTGGTCTTCCACGACCGGCGGCGGGAGGCCTTGATCTTCGGAGCGACGGTGGTCCTGGCCCAGGCCTCGAGCGAGCTGCTGAAGGCGCTCTACGATCGGCCGCGGCCCTCGCTGGTGACCCATGGCAGCATCGTCTACTCGCAGAGCTTCCCTAGCGGGCATTCGACCTTGTCGGCGGCCACATTCTTCACCCTGGCCGCGGTGGTTGCGAGCGTGGAGACGAAGAAGCGCACCAAGGTGCTTATCTTCGGTCTGGCGATCCTGTTCGTGGTGACGGTCGGGGTCAGCCGGGTTTATCTGGGCGTCCACTGGCCTACCGATGTCCTGGCAGGATGGGCCTTGGGTGCGAGCTGGGCCTTGGTGGCCTGGGTCGTCCTGGGGTTGACCCGGCCGCGAAGGCCCATCTAG
- a CDS encoding NUDIX hydrolase produces the protein MSQTAPVRRPEGRLRAEGSRAVKPRNAATLIIVRRDRKTPQVLMGKRNSGHDFMPDLWVFPGGRIDRSDFRAPFATDLTPDVAARFEAHVPKARGRALALAAVRETFEEAGLLLAKKAPVRPLAGPWREFAAHGAAPDLEALDIVARAITPPMLAKRFDTWFLMADAERLVSLDREPDCGELEEIAWVDFDDAIALPLPAVTRTMIGEAVSRMADPSRPRPFMRFGSARTKFSHL, from the coding sequence ATGAGCCAGACCGCACCTGTCCGGCGTCCTGAGGGACGCCTGCGCGCCGAGGGATCGCGCGCCGTCAAACCCCGCAACGCCGCCACCTTGATTATCGTGCGGCGCGACCGCAAGACGCCGCAAGTCCTGATGGGCAAACGCAACAGCGGTCACGACTTCATGCCCGACCTCTGGGTCTTCCCCGGCGGACGTATAGACCGCAGCGACTTCCGCGCGCCCTTCGCCACGGACCTGACCCCCGACGTCGCCGCCCGGTTCGAGGCCCATGTCCCGAAGGCCCGCGGCCGGGCCCTGGCGCTGGCCGCCGTGCGCGAGACCTTCGAGGAAGCCGGCCTGCTGCTCGCCAAGAAGGCGCCGGTCCGGCCGCTGGCCGGGCCCTGGCGCGAGTTCGCCGCCCATGGCGCGGCGCCGGACCTTGAGGCGCTGGACATCGTCGCCCGCGCCATCACCCCGCCGATGCTGGCCAAGCGGTTCGACACCTGGTTCCTCATGGCCGACGCAGAGCGACTGGTCAGCCTGGACCGCGAACCTGACTGCGGGGAGTTGGAGGAGATCGCCTGGGTCGACTTCGACGACGCCATCGCCCTGCCCCTGCCCGCGGTCACCCGCACCATGATCGGCGAGGCGGTGAGCCGGATGGCCGACCCCAGCCGGCCACGGCCCTTCATGCGGTTCGGCAGCGCCAGGACGAAGTTCAGCCACCTGTAG
- a CDS encoding EamA family transporter: MTRSAMLSSWQMWAMLSAGFAALTAVFAKVGVDNINSDYATLIRTLVILGVAALIVTATGQWRSPGSVSPRTYLFLVLSGLATGASWLCYFRALKLGDAARVAPVDKLSVVLVAVFAAIFLGEKLSAANWAGVALIAVGAVLVAL, translated from the coding sequence ATGACGAGGTCGGCCATGCTCTCTTCCTGGCAAATGTGGGCGATGCTCTCGGCGGGCTTCGCGGCCCTGACGGCCGTGTTCGCCAAGGTCGGCGTCGACAACATCAACTCCGACTACGCGACTCTGATCCGAACCCTGGTGATTCTGGGGGTCGCGGCCCTGATCGTCACGGCCACTGGCCAGTGGCGCTCGCCCGGCTCGGTCTCGCCGCGGACCTACCTGTTCCTGGTGCTGTCGGGCCTGGCGACCGGAGCCTCCTGGCTCTGCTATTTCCGCGCCCTGAAGCTGGGCGACGCCGCGCGTGTGGCGCCCGTCGACAAGCTGAGCGTGGTGTTGGTGGCCGTGTTCGCCGCGATCTTCCTGGGTGAGAAGCTATCGGCGGCCAACTGGGCCGGCGTGGCGCTGATCGCCGTGGGCGCGGTGCTGGTCGCCCTGTGA